In the genome of Ureibacillus sp. FSL W7-1570, the window ACGCCAAAAACAACCGTTCTTTTTACAAAATAAGGCACTGCCGCTTGAATGACCGCTAAAAATAAAAGTACGAAAACCGCTATAAATAAAGCCATTATATTCCTCCTTTTAAGGACTTTTTTTCATCTCGCCAATAATTTTCCCAACCAGTTCCACCAATTCTTCGCCGGTCAATCCCAATACAAGGCCTTCCGCGATTTGAGGCTTCAAGCTCTCATAAAGCCTGTCATAAGTGTTTTGATCCACACGGGGATGACTTTTGATGACGGCACCTGACTTGGGAACAATTTCGATGATCCCCTTTTTTTCCAATTCATGATAACTTTTATTGACCGTGTGCATATTCACACCTAAGTCCGCTGCAAAGGTGCGGACGGAAGGCAGGGATTCTCCCGGTTTTAATTCACCCTTTGCTATTCCTTCGATAATCTGGTTTGTCAGTTGAATATAGATAGGAATTTCTGATTCCGGCTCAATTCGGATTATCATTTCCTCACCCCAATCTGTTCTACACTTATTATAACAAATCTGTTCTATTTTGTGTAGAACAAAAATCCGTTATTGATGGGAATTTTATTGCAAATAAAAAGAATGCAAGAATATCCATTACGTCCTAATAAGAGAAAATTGTTGAATATACAAGAAAAATAGATACTTATAAGAGAATACCGATTGGTAAAAGTAAACATCGAATCCGGCAATGTTACATTATTGCAAATTTTTTTATTTTCATTTTAAAAACAATTGCTACTTAAGAAATAATTATGTATAATCTATTGCATTGCTTAATACTATTATTTTTCCTAAGGGGGTCATAATGAATTGGGTAAAGCATTGATTATTGGTGCTGGCGGTGTAGCTAGTGTTGTGGTACACAAATGTGTACAAAATTCAGACGTGTTCGAGGAAATTATGATTGCCAGTCGAACAAAGTCGAAATGTGATGCATTGAAAGAGAAACTCGACGGTGGCAAAACAATTATCCACACTGCTCAAGTAGATGCGGACAATGTGGACGAACTCGTCGAATTAATCAATGGTTTTAAACCGGATGTGGTGATCAACGTAGCATTACCATATCAAGATTTGAGTATTATGGAAGCTTGTTTAGCTACAGGTGTTCATTACTTGGATACTGCCAACTATGAACCGCCTGAAACAGCTAAATTTGAATATAAATGGCAATGGGCTTATAAAGAAAAATTTGAAAAAGCAGGTCTTACTGCAGTATTAGGCTGCGGATTCGACCCAGGTGTAACTGGAGTATTCACAGCTTACGCATTAAAACATCATTTCGATGAAATTCATTACATCGACAT includes:
- a CDS encoding GntR family transcriptional regulator, translating into MIIRIEPESEIPIYIQLTNQIIEGIAKGELKPGESLPSVRTFAADLGVNMHTVNKSYHELEKKGIIEIVPKSGAVIKSHPRVDQNTYDRLYESLKPQIAEGLVLGLTGEELVELVGKIIGEMKKSP